Proteins encoded within one genomic window of Triticum aestivum cultivar Chinese Spring chromosome 2D, IWGSC CS RefSeq v2.1, whole genome shotgun sequence:
- the LOC123051428 gene encoding uncharacterized protein: MAAPRELDLSDEVEGQRDGTTDFVFCLVGDPIPVLPPASAPLPLFDLQSPPARPLAVSDGHAAVFLAHPDGFIAARTKALIEASKEAREKGKASTRCAQDCCVTDVPLPGVTLLALSRDQSVLAACTGSEIQFFSATSLFTDKDIKPSSSCSMGRSGSVKDFKWLDNAYIVLSNGGLSHGSLGQGLKDIMENVDAVDCSKDGNHIAVARKNSLRILLPDLKETCCMALLFQLWPDSDSEGTDIKVDSIGWVRDDSIVVGCVRLNEESNEEAYLVQVIRSGGDTFFESSSKPVVFSYDVFRGIMNDILPSGVGPNLLLGYLHRWDLLVVTNKKSTDDHISLLKWPSRTDEERTVVYLKMVEDNYSPRIDLQENGDDNVLLGFGVENVSLFQKITVLVGPEQKEVAPQHLLLCLTSEGKLMIYYLARISDPSDLPQKSLSTIEDTNVNEQISPATASNKHLTVSVISTSHDGKSLLAAHGTMATHDGSKAKKEKDPGESCRRLFSAVCKKLRDEREKYDAEPEKYKDELTTDSEDWTLIPIIEKMLNAPTDCAESPAEYYSKLTKDLQTVTKRINARKRAFERDDLVKTLRRSIWEISRVDSADPFLDKKRKTEAVQACSWLDNRLKEQGSISIYEVPPSLTCKDIQNWIDKLNQVKKPKSLLKALDPKQSEVIYFNPSQDGALGNFVNYFSDRLSDHAQRQTYRHGEDSCRLLEIQKPNEHPPRWMLVNVLEDGPPVEGVHPVVHYLRSDNCYLSAFSNSKGQIYELVEHNSMRMIEGSLPLGFGRDYPSLTNYEKPDPLPEGVTTEDRMLEIVLNMEYFSRGIGALSRYDHNILADHNVSEAVKQEMVREMLEALARDAVILAEVSRLVTLFLSVNQNWKESHSTLTKLLFKHMMLWGAYSVKVRTGANNSKDDKIRLFTQEAFKVLNLVLNAKGPGAIENRPMAPGNDGKGSDDSGGDDVDQQTPESSRGQPAKDKKSKMSGSGSLDRSDDNLGGGHDGGTQKLNYDHCRPEITETSKVHMAFLTGLIVGKNFLQPKISQSLTKSGLELPIISRRSVQANGTGLGQVMSLAHETSSGPVAGSSIEDYMTSIPTPSTAVYTGQTLFEIFAVHTNLSLISTIVLYDDQGGTLVYESNEANKEKFIRRRSKWLSKHTGKIAADFTDSLILRGPTRPMTAHAGCWIFEIDVPIESSFSSEDSEFPDTIFETTLCLDDDYMDNPRCSLISIRGGFINLTSITFTNALRSTVRFAFDGPLDASEVRGILTLSVEGYDAKFTILKSRALVYPVGQTKFEVRLLRHVLALPVGCRIHVKGNLKLGRQQSVHVDKYLVLDRKIVEVEWPFVPLIKARICIEVCEFP; the protein is encoded by the exons atGGCGGCGCCCCGCGAGCTGGACCTCTCCGACGAGGTCGAGGGCCAGAGGGACGGCACCACCGACTTCGTCTTCTGCCTCGTCGGCGACCCCATCCCCGTCCTGCCCCCCGCCTCCGCCCCGCTCCCCCTCTTCGACCTCCAGTCCCCTCCCGCGCGCCCGCTCGCTGTCTCGGACGGCCACGCCGCCGTCTTCCTCGCTCACCCCGACG GGTTTATCGCCGCGAGGACGAAGGCGTTGATCGAGGCCAGCAAGGAGGCCAGGGAGAAGGGCAAGGCGAGCACCCGCTGCGCCCAGGACTGCTGCGTCACCGACGTGCCCCTCCCCGGCGTCACTCTCCTAGCGCTCTCCCGCGACCAGTCCGTGCTAGCTGCCTGCACGGGCAGCGAGATCCAGTTCTTCTCGGCTACTTCCTTGTTCACTGACAAG GATATCAAGCCGTCATCATCATGTAGCATGGGACGATCTGGCAGTGTCAAAGATTTCAAATGGCTAGATAATGCCTATATTGTACTCTCGAATGGTGGATTATCTCATGGGAGTTTGGGGCAAGGCCTGAAGGATATAATGGAAAATGTTGATGCTG TTGACTGTTCCAAGGACGGGAACCATATTGCTGTGGCAAGAAAGAATTCACTCAGGATATTATTGCCAGATTTGAAGGAAACATGTTGCATGGCCCTCTTGTTTCAGTTGTGGCCTGATAGTGATTCAGAGGGCACTGACATCAAAG tGGATTCCATCGGGTGGGTTCGCGATGATAGCATTGTTGTTGGTTGTGTTCGATTGAATGAAGAAAGCAATGAAGAGGCTTATCTGGTACAAGTTATAAGAAGCGGAGGAGATACATTTTTCGAG AGCTCAAGCAAGCCAGTTGTTTTTAGCTATGATGTTTTCAGAGGTATAATGAATGATATTTTACCATCTGGAGTTGGACCAAATCTGCTATTGGGCTATCTGCATCGCTG GGATCTCCTGGTTGTTACAAATAAAAAGAGCACTGATGATCACATTTCTCTTTTAAAATGGCCATCTAGAACTGATGAGGAAAGAACTGTGGTATACCTCAAAATGGTGGAGGATAACTATAGCCCTAGGATTGATCTGCAAG AAAATGGTGATGACAATGTTTTATTGGGGTTTGGTGTGGAGAATGTTTCATTATTTCAGAAGATCACAGTACTGGTTGGACCTGAACAGAAGGAGGTTGCCCCTCAACATCTTCTACTTTGTTTGACTAGTGAAGGGAAACTAATGATTTATTATCTTGCCAG GATTTCTGACCCTTCTGATTTACCTCAAAAAAGTCTGTCTACCATTGAGGATACTAATGTGAATGAACAAATTTCTCCTGCAACTGCGTCTAATAAGCATCTGACTGTAAGTGTTATTTCAACTTCACACGACGGCAAGAGTCTGCTCGCAGCACATGGGACGATGGCCACACACGACGGCAGCAAG GCGAAGAAAGAGAAGGACCCAGGTGAATCGTGTAGAAGATTGTTCAGTGCTGTATGCAAGAAACTCAGAGATGAGCGCGAAAAATACGATGCTGAGCCGGAAAAATACAAAGATGAGCTCACTACAGATTCTGAAGACTGGACTCTTATACCTATAATTGAAAAGATGCTGAATGCTCCTACTGATTGTGCTGAATCACCAGCAGAGTACTACAGCAAATTGACTAAAGATCTGCAGACG GTAACCAAAAGAATCAATGCACGGAAACGTGCATTCGAGAGAGATGATCTGGTGAAGACGCTGCGAAGGTCGATATGGGAAATCTCTCGGGTTGACTCAGCTGACCCATTTCTCGACAAAAAAAGAAAG ACCGAAGCTGTGCAAGCATGCAGCTGGCTTGACAACAGGCTGAAAGAGCAGGGGTCAATCTCAATATATGAAGTTCCTCCTTCCCTAACATGTAAAGATATACAAAACTGGATTGACAAGCTAAACCAAGTGAAAAAACCCAAAAG CCTTCTAAAAGCATTGGATCCTAAACAGAGTGAAGTTATCTATTTTAACCCAAGCCAAGACGGTGCTCTCGGAAATTTCGTCAATTACTTCAGTGATAGGTTGTCTGATCATGCACAGAGGCAGACGTATCGACATGGAGAAGACTCCTGCCGTCTATTGGAGATTCAGAAGCCAAATGAACATCCACCTAGATGGATGTTGGTTAACGTGCTGGAAGATGGTCCTCCAGTCGAAGGAGTTCATCCAGTCGTGCATTACTTGCGGAGTGATAACTGTTATCTATCTGCTTTTAGTAATAGCAAGGGTCAAATTTATGAGCTTGTGGAGCATAACTCTATGCGAATGATCGAAGGTTCTCTTCCACTTGGATTCGGTAGGGACTATCCAAGTCTCACGAACTATGAAAAACCGGATCCTCTTCCAGAAGGTGTAACTACTGAAGATAGAATGTTGGAAATAGTTCTGAACATGGAGTATTTTTCACGCGGCATTGGAGCGCTGTCAAGATATGACCATAACATTCTGGCAGATCATAATGTGAGTGAAGCTGTAAAGCAAGAGATGGTTCGAGAAATGCTAGAGGCATTAGCTCGGGATGCTGTAATTTTAGCTGAGGTGTCACGCCTTGTTACCCTGTTCCTGTCAGTGAACCAAAACTGGAAGGAGTCGCATTCCACCCTGACAAAACTCCTGTTTAAGCACATGATGCTTTGGGGGGCCTACTCTGTCAAGGTCCGGACTGGTGCGAACAATTCTAAGGATGACAAAATCCGGCTATTTACTCAAGAAGCATTTAAGGTGCTTAATCTCGTTCTTAACGCAAAGGGTCCTGGAGCTATTGAGAATAGACCCATGGCACCTGGTAATGATGGCAAAGGATCAGATGACTCTGGCGGTGATGACGTAGACCAACAAACACCTGAATCAAGTCGTGGACAGCCTGCTAAGGACAAGAAATCAAAGATGTCTGGATCTGGATCACTTGACAGGTCTGATGATAATCTGGGCGGTGGCCATGATGGTGGAACCCAAAAGTTAAATTATGATCATTGCAGACCGGAGATAACTGAGACCAGCAAAGTCCATATGGCTTTCCTGACAGGATTGATCGTTGGCAAGAATTTTCTTCAGCCTAAGATCAGCCAGAGCCTCACAAAAAGTGGTCTTGAACTTCCGATCATCAGTAGAAGAAGTGTGCAGGCAAATGGAACTGGTTTGGGTCAGGTGATGTCATTAGCACATGAAACTTCATCTGGCCCTGTTGCTGGGAGTTCGATTGAGGATTATATGACCAGCATACCTACCCCATCAACAGCAGTTTATACTGGCCAGACCCTTTTTGAAATTTTTGCGGTTCACACCAACTTAAGCTTGATAAGTACCATTGTACTTTATGATGATCAGGGTGGTACTCTAGTATACGAGTCAAATGAAGCAAATAAGGAAAAGTTTATTCGTCGGCGCTCCAAGTGGCTGTCAAAGCATACCGGAAAAATCGCAGCTGATTTCACC GATTCTCTTATTCTGAGAGGACCGACCCGTCCTATGACTGCTCATGCAGGTTGTTGGATTTTTGAGATCGATGTGCCTATTGAGTCATCTTTCAGTTCGGAAGATTCTGAATTCCCTGATACAATATTTGAGACAACCCTGTGTTTGGATGACGATTATATGGATAATCCACGTTGCAGCTTAATATCCATAAGAGGTGGCTTCATAAACCTCACCTCCATTACATTTACCAATGCTCTTAGATCTACAGTTAGGTTTGCTTTTGATGGTCCCTTGGATGCCAGTGAGGTCCGAGGTATACTTACGCTATCCGTTGAAGGCTATGACGCCAAATTTACGATCTTGAAAAGTCGAGCCCTTGTATATCCTGTCGGTCAGACAAAATTTGAAGTCCGTTTACTTAGACATGTTTTGGCCCTTCCCGTCGGATGTCGTATACATGTCAAAGGCAACTTGAAGCTTGGAAGACAACAGAGTGTGCATGTAGATAAGTACCTTGTACTCGATAGAAAAATAGTAGAGGTTGAATGGCCTTTTGTTCCATTGATTAAGGCTCGCATATGTATTGAAGTATGTGAATTTCCGTAG
- the LOC123055610 gene encoding mediator of RNA polymerase II transcription subunit 33A-like: MSKTAQAINEASWQETFKALWISALRLVQRAREPLEGPIPHLDTRLCMLLALIPLAIAAILKEETDACRAEGNKSLPRRLGLVSSLQDLVQYSGLLVPPSSLVNVANAAASKAAIFRANCKVVGGNPSMIGQSHSSTKAVGNMLHLIVEACISRNLIDTTAYLWPGYVVLPGHSKNTSLPQESPWVNFMQGAPLSDPLKNALIATPASSVAELDKLYHIALNGSEQEKSAAAKIVCGASLVRGWNIQEHVVRMVVKLLSPPLPSDSSLQGSMSHYLSQKSTLNAILLGVSYVDAVNIFSLYGMVPDVAASPSLMWRPDHNHLSRGNHLTTLRTRI, encoded by the exons ATGTCCAAGACAGCCCAAGCAATTAATGAGGCAAGTTGGCAGGAAACTTTTAAAGCTCTTTGGATTTCTGCCCTTCGTCTTGTACAGCGG GCTAGAGAACCTCTAGAGGGTCCAATTCCTCATCTAGACACAAGATTATGCATGCTATTAGCTCTTATTCCACTAGCAATTGCTGCAATTCTCAAGGAAGAAACTGATGCATGTAGAGCTGAAGGAAACAAAAGTCTGCCCCGAAGACTAGGACTTGTATCTTCTCTTCAGGATTTGGTGCAATATTCAGGACTTCTTGTACCACCTTCATCGTTGGTGAATGTGGCCAATGCTGCGGCTTCAAAAGCTGCAATATTTAGGGCCAACTGTAAGGTTGTTGGTGGCAACCCTAGCATGATTGGTCAGAGTCACTCTTCGACGAAAGCTG TTGGAAACATGCTACATCTTATAGTTGAAGCCTGTATTTCGAGGAATTTGATTGACACAACTGCTTACTTGTGGCCTGGTTATGTTGTACTACCGGGGCATTCAAAGAATACATCTTTACCCCAGGAATCGCCATGGGTAAACTTTATGCAAGGAGCTCCACTATCTGATCCACTGAAAAATGCTCTCATTGCTACTCCTGCTTCAAG TGTTGCAGAACTGGATAAACTGTACCACATCGCATTGAATGGTTCAGAACAAGAAAAGTCAGCTGCAGCTAAAATTGTGTGCGGTGCATCACTTGTGCGGGGTTGGAATATTCAG GAACATGTCGTCCGCATGGTGGTCAAGTTATTGTCGCCTCCTTTGCCCTCAGATTCTTCATTACAGGGGAGCATGAGCCACTACCTTAGTCAGAAGTCTACCTTAAATGCAATCTTACTTGGTGTCTCATATGTCGATGCTGTCAACATTTTTTCTTTGTATGGAATG GTTCCAGATGTTGCCGCCAGTCCATCGCTGATGTGGAGGCCAGATCACAACCATTTATCAAGGGGCAACCATTTGACCACATTGCGCACGAGAATCTAG